The following is a genomic window from Strongyloides ratti genome assembly S_ratti_ED321, chromosome : 1.
aatttcaggagttataaggattcaaagttaagggcgaaattggggaatatttttttgtaaatttcgACTTCCATGATACAatgagatattttaaaaattaacagatgattctagatcaattttttacgagaaattcattaagcctattcacatcttcataggacttctaaaaatgaagttatgataagaaatatattttaaaaaaatttttaagaatttagtgataactcaagttaaTGACGTCACAGGTCCATGAAATTTGATGCGCTGTGCTTCTTTTCTAATTTTAGACATACCATACGTTGAAAagattttcaaattttcaaccgttcttgaaatattatgcttggtactttttcgcgcgtaatccattgtcaccatttttttataactcgAAAGTGGtcaaagatataaaaatattttgaaggtagaccctaTATGAAAAGTGATTTGAAGACGTTTGCAAAAATCTGCTTGCATCCATTTTGAAtttgaagcgagatatgaacaaaagcggaaatttttctaaaatattcattgtatCCTACTTTTCTGTATTTCTGCAAATACttatcctatgaagatgggactagtttcattcgatttctattcaaaagtaggtctagattataaattttcatagctataacataaatattttcaaagatttaaaaattggctgaaaattttttagatttcTGATTCTACCTCTAAAAttctgataaaaaaaataattttttttttggaatttgaatatgcCGCTGTAGCCATTCGATAGTCTTTGAAATGGAAagaatctttaaaataattaacaatgGCTTTTTTTAGagttatgtatatataagaaatttttttttgaaaatttgaatattaaatatatgtatacattattttaaaaatacaactgtgattttatataaattttaatctaacatattaactaaataatttaaaaaagtaaatgatgttaaaattttatttttatgataattttggttatttatgtaaaaaaattatttctaaaacttttcaaatacttttttttattttattttttataaattcagTACGTCACAGTGACTTTAAAAGAGATCctaaatttgaaatatataattgatataaaaactataatttataaattataagaaattataattactaaaaattaactataattaatacacacaaaatagatatttaaaaaagtaatagttaattattttatcaaaattactGGATAAATACAAAAAGTGATCAAACAAATGTTTatgtgtaaaaaaaattaaatataatagttaTAATTATCAAGTTTATAACTTATATTGGGAAAGTATATtgatatcaaatttttagaaatgacttttgatttttagatttgtttttattacaaatttttgaatataaaaacattcccataaaaattaaaaaaactatacataataaaatttgtatttcACTCCACTTGGCAGCTTCAATTAAATTGTCTGATTCTACTGTGaggaaattgaaaaatttaatataaggTTGTATTGCAACTATAAAACTATACTCAATGAAAACAGTTGAAAGAAAACATATTGTTGAAACTATTATTATTGGTAATGTTAATTCTGTATCATCCCAAACTCTCCATTgttgaaataatttaattttttcctttcttgaatttgacaaaatataatcatcaactatttttttattatcataattattatttctgttatataaaagtgaagtataaataaacaatgaaaataattgaatagatattaacatattaaaaagacTTTTTGATCTAAAAAACATTTGTGAGTTAATGGAACAATGTGGAAAAtgatcttttattataatattaggatataaataataaaatattgcaACAGGAACtgatatctaaaaataaattattttaacataattagaaatattacttacttgaaataaaaataaaataataccaatacattttttagtatatttcAATTCACAAATCAAACGTTCAATAGCCAAAAATGcaggaaaaaataaaaatattatttgaccTAAATTATAAGAGGAATAAAATAAGGCACAATTTTCTCCTGTAAAATCTATCCATGAACAAAGATGATCTTTAGGTTGTAGATATATTGTTTGTAAAAAGTACATTGATGGTATTATGGTAccaaaagatattaaaattattgaaaaacaTAAACCAAATAATATAAGTTTTGTACTTATTTCTAATTGATtctcaaaatataaatttatacatattgTTATAAACAAACATAAgcatattaatgataaaaaactTTGAAGTCCATATATTATTTGACTACTAGCATTATTTAAGTAAAAAGTTTCACCAAACAAGCAAAATGTAGTATTGAGcattttaaattgtaaaaataatttaatatttactacatgaataaatttaactttctttaaataatcattttgtccttgattcaaaaatttgatatgttataattttcttaaaaattgaaataggtcattttattaattataataagtaagtaaaaaaaagtatcaaACTTCTAATGCATGGCTATTTAAATTACAtgaataataaagtttttcatgacattttatttaaactatattgttattaacattattaaaatgttgtaacaattaattacattatatttatatgtaggATGTTTCACTTTATCTTTTCCTTGTAGAACTTgtatttattcaaaaagtcaaaaaaatttaatttattcacattttatatattgataagCAATAAATTATCATGCATAATTAAAcctattttttgatataatatatttttttttaattataaaaagttttatatgaTTCTCAATTTCtatctatttataatttatttcaaaaatatatttatgattaaataacaaaaattagaattaacaaaatatgtGATAAAAAGTCATACAAAATagtatgtatataaaatttttaaattcaataagaattttatcaaataacctaataatatatacaaaatcttaatatttttaatgatataaacaattttatctttttttaatttgtaacatttttttcaataattgaataagaaaacattataaaataacataaatacataatatttttattagatgATTTAAAATGATCGTACACTTGATAAGAAATCAAACATATTAATCAATATTTAACTGTTTCTATCAAGATTGTCATTCATTATGATTTAAGATTGATTAGATGCGTTGtggtaatattaatattaatttattttgactAATTTTAGTATAATTATGCCTTTTTTCTcagatatatttaattttgcaaaaaatcacaaaaaaacaattattacaGTGGCTGGTTTGGCAATTACAAGTGTTCCAGcagtttattattttttaaaaaataatgaagaatcttcattaaagataaatgaaaaatgggaagatgaatatattaataaagttgATACTTTAAAAGTAagttaaatcttttttttttaacaaaaatttttttttattagaaaaaacaTGAATATTTGTTGAGTGCATATTCTAGTGTCTGTCAATCAAGGATGAAAAAAtacttattaaatattattgaaataatagataaaatttatgatattgaaagtttaaaaaagCAAGTAATGGAAGCTGAGACATCTGGAGCCAGAGCAAAagcatttaaaattttaggcAAAACGGTAATTGCAAGAgatatatcattttcaattataaCAAGTTGTATGATCTTTGCACTAGAATGTCAGGCAAATGTTATAGCTCATGAAATGGCAAATCAatctaaatttaataattcctCCAATTCAGTAGACTCAGAGGCATTGTATATTCAAACTTTTTTAAGAAtgatatcattatttatttcagaaaataatttaaaaaatattacaaaaaaagttaatgaaATTGTATTTGTAGATATGGAACCagttgatttaaaaaaatcatttacaaaaaaagaatttattgaTACTCTTGTAGTTCTTGGAAAAGCTGTACTTAGAGAtaacttttttcaaaatataagtGATAAATTTGTTTCAAATATGAATTTTGTAAGACAACAAGAAATTGAATTAGTTATcctttttgaaaattatgtttatttacttaaaaatgtttgtaaaaataatttactagAATTATTAGTTGAGAGATATTTGACAAATTTTggcttcaaaatattttcaaagaTTGAATCTGacaattgttattatattgGATTAATACCACAAATATCCGAAACATACAATGAAACTGCATTCCAAAACggaaatttaaatgttaatgatattatatgtgatattcaaaaaatttgttatgaCAAATTGACAAACAaagcataaaaaaaatatttatattataacaaaaaaaaaatatataaatttatttagaaatttataatattaaaaatctgTTTCTAAGACACCGTTTTCATTAACTCTTGTTTTTATACTTTCAATGTTGTTTGgacttttttctttatctgAATTTTCAGATGCTGTCTCATCAATAAAAGGTggtgatttattttttgtcatCGGTTCTTTTGGGGATTCATTAGATATATGGCTTTTTTGTATTTCagtttttatttctttttgtgATTCTAGAGGtgaaagatttaaaaattcatctaGGCATGAGGTATCAACAGGTACTTTTGTTTTTGTTTCATTTacatatgttttttttataatacttcCTCTTTCATGACTTGCACTAcgttttttattaatatactcAAGTATATTTCCTGTATCAGGTGTTGTAGGGCTTATGGAATGATCTTGACTACTAAAACTATCTTGTGATGGTAATCTTTTTCTTTGAACAAATTCTAAACTTTTTCTTCTTGAAGCATACATACCATTAGAAAATTGTTCTTTGACTAACTGTTTTATAGATGACATCTGTAATTCTGATGGTGGTGATGGAAATGATGTATTATCAATTATTGGGCCTGTTGATGTGGTAGTTTTTTTTCCTCCTGATGTATTAATATGGCGAACTGTTAATGTATATGGTATTTCACCTTCTAAtagatgaattttttttatatctggTTGATCTACACTTTCAATTGATATCATTGTTGGTTTATCAATATTAGTTATTGTTTCACTAGTTGATACTATTTTATCTacaattttagaaatatcaTTTGAATTACCTAAATTTTTAGGTTTTGGTGGAACAATTGGTTTTGGTTTAAGTAACTTTTTTTCTTCCTCATTACTTTCTTCCTCAGTTGAAAGAGACACATCTGTTACTGGGGTTTTTGCTGTTATTACAATATTTGATTTATGTATAACTTTACCAGGTAATGGTCCTGATGTTGATTCAATTGTTGATGATATTGATGAAGCTGTTGTTGTGGTAGGTTTAATGTAATATGAATAATCTTTAGGTGTATTAGGTATTGATACAGATGGTTTAGGAAAAACAATAGGTTTATCATtgttttttgtattattaatattaccagaattttttaccaaacatttatcttcatttttttcattatcaataatttttggTCTTTGTACTTTTATAGGAATGTTTTGTTGTGATATTATAGGTTTAAATGTTGTTGATGATTCaggaatattattttttttattaatattaaaatcattttttaaattattttcctCTTTATCTATATCTGGTATATTATCTTGGGTTACAAATGGACCATCAATTGGTACTGGAATAGAAttctgaaaataaaataaagttgttttattaattattatataaatttacaggaaataattgttttgatGAAATATGGACAACTTTTGATGATACATTGCTTgaattttcttcattttttttatattttgtttttttattattttgatttttatcattatcattgTCTTTTTGTTTAACAACAGTTTTTACAATAACTTCTCCTATACGTTTTGTAGTAAATACTGTATTTAATGCTCTATTATCAGTTGGGGCAGTAACAGATGATAAAATATCTGATGCACTTGAAGCATCATCACAAAGTTTATAAGATCCCTCTGAATCATAAtcaaaatcttttataatattttttttggttcGAATTTCAtaatcaataaaattttcccCTGAGGCAGATTTAAATGGTATTCTTTTACCTTCTGTTTCGAGATCAATTTCAATAgatgatttattattatttgtaacaTTAGGCATagataaagatatattatcTAAATAATCAGTTGTATCATGTGGAAGTACTGTAGCATATAattgatttaaattttcatcatttttattttcattagtatttttatttatagatgAATAAACTTTTGAATACATAGCATTAGGTATTTCTATATCACTACTTTCATAATCACTTATATAATTACACTTAggattattacttttaacaTACATAGATTTTGTTTTCATATCACTATTTTTAGatgtattaatataataacttCTATTACTATATGAATTTGTTTGATAAGGTACTTGTTCAATTGTACTTGCAGATTTACTTTCACACAAAggtaaattttcattttgcTTATTTCTCATTGTTATTTTTGGCACATACTCATCCTCAATACCActattttgattattatttaaagttgATGGATAACTATTAGTTATATCTCTATTAACTGTTATATGACCTGAACAAATAgctctaaaaataatatattaaatttaaaaaaaaaaataaatgtaataatttttttttaccttgaAAAAGGTTCTCTTCTTTTTCTATGTTCCCTTACATAAtcaattaattgtttttgtgTTCTTCCATGATACCTAAAACTAGATCCTCtactaaataattttgtattatcttttttaggTTCAATAATTTCAGAACACCTAAAAAATGCATGATGTTCTACACATTTTTTCCAAAAAGTTTTACATTCATTTCttgtttcaaaataaaattcaattGTTTCCTTATAAAattgctaaaaaaaaataaaaaatttattgataaataaaataaaattttttttatattttacataattttcTGGATGtaactttattaaaagtttttttcttttaaaacttaGTTTTCTTATCTTTGCCCATGAAAATGTTGAGATACATTGTATTTGATGGTAAACTTTAACTCCAACATGAGCTACTGACAATGAAACTGATGTTCCTTCTATATCACGACATGGATGTAATTTAACACCAAAAAATTCACATTTTCTGGctgtttcaaaaattaataaatcacACTCAGCAGGTGACATtccaattaattttttatgattttcCATAACTTTAATTTGAAATCCTGGTGTTTGTTTTGGTATAAATGATATAGCAGATAAATAGGTATGATCAGGATAGTCTTCTGCTGAGTAATCACCACAATCTGCCTGTACAAAATATGATATCAGGAGGGCAGCTGTATTTTCATTACATAATAATTCACCTCTACCTAAATCTCTTCTTAATTGTaaacttattaaatattttgtatactCTTCCTCAATATCAGTAGAATTTGGTGggtaaaatttaacaataaaataaaatcttgCATCTGAATGGGTAGCTGTAATTTGGCGCAAAATAGATTTATCTTTATCTAACCAACACTAACaataaattcattattactattataatatgttaaaaatgataataagcTTACTCTATTTCCATAACAATCTATAAATTCTAATccaaaataatcattttctattaaatttaGATGACGACAAACTTCATCAAATAATGCTTGGCCATCAGCTTTATGTCCTAAATGAAAAACTGCAACTGTATCATCGAGCATCCTAACTTTTATACACATTAATTTTCCTTTTTTAGGATCTAAACCAGGAACTGGTGGTGCTCCAACACCTTTTGGAATTGTTGAAGACATATTCCGCATATCATTTAtcctaaatatataattatttataaattataaataaaaatttaaaaataaattggtgaaataaaatgtaataaacattgtaataaagatattcaacaagaaattttatcttatttgCAATTAAGACATTACattattcatattatattatatcaatCTTCTTggataacaattttaaaagtagaatgatatttataatataaaaataagctcatataatttcaaaatacTTAAGTTGTTAGAGACAGtcaacataaaaatataacctCTGATATATTTTAGTATAGACActcttataatattatataagaaATGTTCTTCAGTTGAACTACATATTGCCAATTGGCAATTGGAAAGCTTTCCTCCggtaataataatttgaagAGTATTTTCACATATACTATAATGGTAAAGATAAAGacatgttatatatatatattttataatcattttataaaatataataataaaaataaataaacatagttttataatacaaatattactaatatatatttaatttagatGGCACAAATTTCCAAGTAtgtataaaaagtttttcagCTTTTAGTATTTAAGAtggtattaaaatatatataaaaattgattcGAAAAGTTATAGTGttagataataatttaatttttaacaaaagagTTAATCCTTTAATTTAGACATTATGTAAGTTATACAAATagacaaaataatttaaaaaagttgtagaatatatttatcacatatgttattattattttttttttattatgttaaatattttttttttctatatctAAAACATCATATagcattttaatataaaaaaaaaattttttttttataatatattttaaaaatttattaaaaaggaaacaatttaattcatttattcgaataatataaaatataattttagatatattttatatattctttttttttttttttgataacaagaatagatatttaaatattctttagaaatattatatggCATATTGATAGTATCAAACAAATTTCTTGTGATGAAAATAAGAACAAAGCATTTTGGCAGTTAGTTTGCTACTACATTATACTCAACTTTTTAAATGTCTATTTTACTTTAAGACTTTCTGCCAATAcaacattaaaatttcttttattttaatagaacTACTACTATattctaaaatttatttaatgcatttaaaggaaaaatagtatatgatgtttctaataatttatagtaattataaaagataatcaaagaaaaacaaaacagaaattcaaataaataattattgaaaCTAGGAAATagagaaataattttatttttaaattaagtttgcttttaaatagaaatttgggtcaaaaactaatattaaaattaaaaaaaaaatgtttttgtatataatatagtaataaatataatctaaaatattttattatatagtatgagtataaaaaattgagtataaaaagttataaaattattacaattttatttaaacttttttttttcaagcaaaaaataattcaataaaatatattgtcttttatttatcatagaCACATCTTCTTAAtacaatatttgaaaaaaaatatcaaaaagaaagtatatatattaaatatggaTTATCAAtagtttaatatattattggtCAGAAACATCACCGGCTTCTGACGGTGATTGAATTTTAATGGATggagaaataaaaatattattttcatctttatttgtttgttgaaaattttgagaattttgttttaaattatttgtcATCTCAGGAGATGTTTTTTCAGATTTATTGTCAGTTGACGAAATTTCATGTGAATTTTCTTCATCTGTATCATTACTATTTTCTAATTCTGTTGATCCGGATGTATGTATACTTTCATCTTCTGATTTTTCATCCTCAACATCAGATGAATTTTCCTCATAATCATGATTAATTGAATCATCTGTCATTTTTTGTGTTCCATTAATTTTTGTCTCATCTATTACATTATCCTCATCTAATTGTTTATCaacataatttatattttgagaatggttttctaaattattatattcatcATCCACAGAAATATTATCGTGTAAAGTATCTGCCCTTTGTAAACTATTATTTTCAGCTGGTAAACTTTCTTCATCATCTGTTTGATTACTTTGTGTTTCGGAGATTAAAACATTTCCATCAAATTcatgtttattattattttcgtTTTCTGATGACAAATCCATTATATCGTTTTTTTTACCTTCAGAACTATTAATCtcattttctatatttttaaaatcttgaTCTAACTTTTCTTCGTTTTCATTTGTAATATCATGAGGTGAATTTAAATCAATTAAATCTTCTTCactttcataatttttattttccgTATTgtcatcttttttaattacaaaagAATTATGAAACTCAACTTCACTATCTTCATCACTTTGAATGTTGTTTtgtttatcattttcatGCATTTTGTCTTCCTCAAGATTGAGTATGtttgaatttttttcatcattagTATTATCAAATAAGATGTTATCCACCTCAGTATTTGTATTATCATAATGTTCTTCATTATTTGTGTCCTTTTCTTCATCTTCATCCTCTTCATCTTCCTCCTCATCCtcattattataatcttCTTCAGAATTTTCATCAGAAAATTCACTTTCATAATGctctttttcattattttcataaatatcCATATTATCTTGTTTAGCAATATTCGAATTATCTGAGGTATTAGTTTCAATAGAATTtcttttactattattttctt
Proteins encoded in this region:
- a CDS encoding FERM domain and Ezrin/radixin/moesin like family and Pleckstrin homology-like domain and FERM/acyl-CoA-binding protein, 3-helical bundle domain and FERM adjacent (FA) domain and FERM, N-terminal domain and FERM, C-terminal PH-like domain and FERM central domain and Band 4.1 domain and Band 4.1 family-containing protein: MRNMSSTIPKGVGAPPVPGLDPKKGKLMCIKVRMLDDTVAVFHLGHKADGQALFDEVCRHLNLIENDYFGLEFIDCYGNRCWLDKDKSILRQITATHSDARFYFIVKFYPPNSTDIEEEYTKYLISLQLRRDLGRGELLCNENTAALLISYFVQADCGDYSAEDYPDHTYLSAISFIPKQTPGFQIKVMENHKKLIGMSPAECDLLIFETARKCEFFGVKLHPCRDIEGTSVSLSVAHVGVKVYHQIQCISTFSWAKIRKLSFKRKKLLIKLHPENYQFYKETIEFYFETRNECKTFWKKCVEHHAFFRCSEIIEPKKDNTKLFSRGSSFRYHGRTQKQLIDYVREHRKRREPFSRAICSGHITVNRDITNSYPSTLNNNQNSGIEDEYVPKITMRNKQNENLPLCESKSASTIEQVPYQTNSYSNRSYYINTSKNSDMKTKSIDYESSDIEIPNAMYSKVYSSINKNTNENKNDENLNQLYATVLPHDTTDYLDNISLSMPNVTNNNKSSIEIDLETEGKRIPFKSASGENFIDYEIRTKKNIIKDFDYDSEGSYKLCDDASSASDILSSVTAPTDNRALNTVFTTKRIGEVIVKTVVKQKDNDNDKNQNNKKTKYKKNEENSSNVSSKVVHISSKQLFPNSIPVPIDGPFVTQDNIPDIDKEENNLKNDFNINKKNNIPESSTTFKPIISQQNIPIKVQRPKIIDNEKNEDKCLVKNSGNINNTKNNDKPIVFPKPSVSIPNTPKDYSYYIKPTTTTASSISSTIESTSGPLPGKVIHKSNIVITAKTPVTDVSLSTEEESNEEEKKLLKPKPIVPPKPKNLGNSNDISKIVDKIVSTSETITNIDKPTMISIESVDQPDIKKIHLLEGEIPYTLTVRHINTSGGKKTTTSTGPIIDNTSFPSPPSELQMSSIKQLVKEQFSNGMYASRRKSLEFVQRKRLPSQDSFSSQDHSISPTTPDTGNILEYINKKRSASHERGSIIKKTYVNETKTKVPVDTSCLDEFLNLSPLESQKEIKTEIQKSHISNESPKEPMTKNKSPPFIDETASENSDKEKSPNNIESIKTRVNENGVLETDF